CACCGGGACGATCCTGTGGGACGAGGCAAGCGCCTTCGTCGGCTTCGTACTCGGCTAGTCGGTGGAGCCGTGCTCCGCGCTTTCGCCCAGGAGAGACCCGAGCGTTATCTCGGACATGGCGTGCACGTCCCCGCGGCGCCACTCGCTGCTGCTGACGCGTATCGCTTCGTCGAGCGCGGGCACCGAGTCTGTGTCAAGCACCCTGAGCAGGTGCTTGAACTGTTCGTTCGTCATGACCAACAACCTCCGTCGCTTTCGCCCTTGCGTTCTCGCCGCTCGTCTGGTGGGTCCTTCAGCAAGCGATTCACAAAACTTAAGAAAGCAACTGCCGGGCCAGGTTGGGCGTCGCAGCATGCCGGAAGCGCTGGGGTTCGCGGTACCCTGGCGGGAGCTCCGTAGGGCGATCCGGAACGCAGGTCGAGACCGCAGGGCTCCGGCCGTAGCGCGGAGCTCGCCCGAAGGGGCTCCCGCTCCGGTGCGCCTCCCGCCCCCTCCGTGCTACCCTGGAGCCCGCCATGCGCATCCTCTACATCCACCAGTTCTTCGCCACACGCGAGAGCTCGCATCCCACCCGCTCCTACGAGTTCGCTCGCCGCATGGTCGCCGACGGCCACGAGGTCGTCATGGTGACCGGCGGGTCGCGACTTCCCGCACCTTACGGCGAGCGGCTCTTCGCGCGCCTCGACATCGACGGCATCGACGTGCGCTCGGTGAAGGGCGCGTACTCCAACCACATGGGCTACGGCAGGCGGATGCTCGCCTTCCTGCTCTTCGTCTTCGGCGGCACGTGGCTGGCGCTGCGCGCGCCGCGTCCCGACGTCGTCTTCGCGACGTCGACACCTCTGACCGCCGGCATCCCGGGCCTCGTGGCTTCGAAGCTTCGGCGTGTCCCGCTCGTCTTCGAGGTGCGCGACCCATGGCCGGAAGCGGCGATCCAGATGGGGGCGCTCAAGCGGGGCGGCCTCATCGCCAGAGTCGCCAAGCGGCTCGAGCGGCGCCTCTACCGCGACAGCGCGGCGGTCGTCGGGCTCTCGCCGGGCATGGTCGACTGCATCCTCGCCGAGGGGACCGACCCGGCGAAGATCCACATGATCCCGAACTGCTCCGACCTCGACCTCTTCCATCCCGGACCGAAGGACCCCGGACTCGAGGAGCGCTACGACCTAGCCGGCAGATTCGTGGTCGGCTACACCGGCGCGATAGGCCCCGCGAACGCGGTGGGGACGATCGCGCGGGCCGCGCTGCTCCTGAGGGACCGCGAGCGGCGCGACATCGTCGTCCTCGTCGCGGGCGACGGGAAGCGCCTCCCCGCCGTCATCGCGTACAAGGAGCGGCACACGCTCGACGGCCTTCGCATCATCGGCTCCGTGCCGAAGAAGGACATGCCCGCGCTCCTGCGCACCTGCGACGTCGTGCTGTCGCACCTAGCGAAGGTGCCGATCCTCTATACCGGCTCGCCCAACAAGCTCTTCGACGGGCTAGCGACGGGGAAGCCGATCATCGTCAACTCGCCCGGCTGGACGCGGCCGCTCGTCGTCGACAACGGCGCGGGCCTCTACGTACCCCCCGAGGATCCCCACGACCTGGCCGACGCGATCGAGAAGCTCGCCGACGACCCCGAGGCATGCGTACGCATGGGCCGCGCAGCACGCGCCCTCGCCGAGCGGGACTTCGACCGCGACGTGCTCGCGCGGCGGCTCACGGCGGTGCTGGAGGACGCGGCGAAGAAGCGGGGCGAAGCTTAAAGTCCCTACCGCAGCGGCAGGACCGTCGACGTCGGGTGCGTCGTGCGCCAGTCTTTGCCGACCACCACGAGCACGTCCGTCGTGAACGCGTACATACCCCGGCTCTCGACGGTCTCGCCGACTCCCAGCGCCCGGGAGACCATCGTCGCGGAAGGCGCATCGTGCTGGAAGACGATCAGCGTGTTCGCGTAGACGAACTGGTTGGCGTTGCCCACCTCGACGACGCGGTACCCTGCCTGCTCGAGCACGGACGCGGCCTCCTTGCCCACACCCGAGATGCCAGCGCCGTTGCGCACGGTCACGGTGATCCGCTGCGGCGCGCGGGCGCCCGGCGGTGTCGTGGTCGTCTCGATGTCCCCTCCGGTCTTGAGCGCCTGGATCAGGTTCGCCCGGACCGTCTCGTCCGTGATGATGTAGGGGCTGTGCCACTCGCCGATCAGCGTCGCGGCCTGAAGGTTCCCTTCGCTCATCCCGCGCATCGCCCTCGCCAGCGTGATGATCTCGCCGACGCTCATGTCGGTGCGCGTGTACCGTGCGAAGACGCGGACCATGCTCGGCAACCGCCACCAGTTGCCGACCCGCAGCGCTTGCTTGACCAGCGCCTTGAAGAACGTCTGCTGGTGGCGCATCCGCGTGAAGTCGGCGTCCGGGAAGTCGCGGCTGCGCACGTAGGTGAGCGCATACGTCCCGTCGAGCTTCTGGTAGCCCGGGTCGATGTGGTACGCGGAGTGTCCCGGGCTGAAACTGGCCGCCTTGCGGTCGTCGATCTCGAGGTCGACGTCGATCCAGATGCCGCCCATCGCGTCGACGGCTTCCTTGAACGCCCGGAAGCTCACCTCCATGTAGTGGTTGACCGGCGTGCCGAGCAGCTGCTCGACGGTCTTGACGGTCAGCGCGGCGCCGCCGTACTTGTACGTCACGTTGATCTTCCCGTGCCCGTGTCCAGGGATGTCCACCCGCGTATCGCGCGGGACCGAGATCATCCACACCTTCTTCGTCGCGGGATCCACCTTCGCGAGGATTATGGTGTCGGCGCGCGCGTCCGAGTCCCGGCCGAAGTAGTCGCTGCCGATCAAAAGCACCGTGAACGGCTTCATCGGCTCCGGCTTCGGCGCTAGGGCCTTGGACACCTTGGGGTCGGCCTTGACTGCGCGCTGCATGTCGGTCTCGACGCCGCGCATGAAGAAGTACGCCCACGCACTGCCGGCGAGGGCTACCACCATGAGCAACGCGAGCACGGCGAGCCCCGTGCGCTTGAGCGCGGTGTGGCGCCTCTCGCGATGTATGGGCAGCTCGGGTTCGGACTCGACGAGCCCGCGGCGCCGATCGCGCTCCGCGCGGCGGGCCCGCACCGCGGCATCCCGGTCGCGAGGGTCGCGCCCGCCTTTGCCGCCCGACGTGAGCATGCTGCCCGAATGCTTTCCCAAGCTAGGTCACGCCCCCGAATCGCCGCTCCATGGCGGCGACGATCGCCTGGGCGGCGTGACCGTCCCCGTACACGTCGGGATGGACCGGAGGGTACGTAAGGCCGGCCACGGCAGCGACGATGCGGTCCTCGTCGGTGCCCGCTAGGGTGTTCCACCCGAAGTCGACGGTCTCGACCCACTCGGTCGTGTCGCGCAGCGTCACGCAGGGGACGCCGAGGAAGTACGCCTCCTTCTGCATGCCGCCCGAGTCGGTGAGCAGCGCGGCTGCGTCGCGCAGCAGCGCGTTGGTCTCCAGGTACGGCAGGGGCTCCAGCGGCACGATACCCGGGAGCGTCTCGAGCAGCGGTCGCAGGCCGAACCCGTCGAGGTTCTTCGCGGTGCGCGGGTGGACGGCCCAAAGCACGGGCATGTCGAGCCTCCCGAAGGCGCGCACCACCGACGCGAGCCGCTCGGGATCGTCGCTAGTAGCCGCTCGGTGCAGCGTGGCGAGGTAGTATCCGCGCGGCTCGACACCGTGCTCCGCCAGGACGGCGGCGCCGTCGAACCCCTCCACGAAGAAGCGCGCTGTGTCGAGCATGACGTCGCCGACGAGCTCTACGCCCTCGGTGACGCCTTCGGCGGCCAGATTGCGCACGGCGACCGCCGTCGGACACAGTAGGAGCTCGGCGAGGTGGTCGACGAGGACACGGTTGATCTCCTCGGGCATCGTGCGGTCGAAGGACCGCAGCCCCGCCTCGACGTGCACGACGGGGATCCCCAGCTTCGCCGCGGCGAGCGCGCCCGCGAGCGTCGTGTTCGTGTCTCCGTAGACGAGCACCGCGTCGGGCCGGCGCTGAAGCAACAGGTCCTCGATTAGGGCGAGCATCTCCCCGGTCTGCTTCCCGTGACCGCCGGATCCGACGGCGAGGTCGACGTCCGGCTCGGGGATGCCCAGCTGCTCGAAGAAGACCGCCGACATGCCGTGGTCGTAGTGCTGCCCCGAGTGGACGAGCACCTCCTCGTGACCGGCACGCAGCGCGCGGCAGACCGGCGCGGCCTTGATGAACTGGGGCCTGGCCCCGACGACGGAGGTTATCAGCATGCTAGGCGAGCGCCGCGCGCACGACGCGCGCGACCTCCTCCTGCTGGGCGCGTTCGATCTCGGGGAAGAGCGGCAGGGCGAACGTCTGCGCCTGCGCCGCTTCCGACTCGGGCAGGTCGCCGACCGCGTAGCCGAGACCGCGGTAGACCTCCTGCAGGTGCAGCGAGAGCGGGTAGTAGATCGCGGTGCCGATGGACGCCTCCTTGAGCGCCTCCATGACCGCCTCGCGCTTCGGCGTGCGCACGATGTAGAGGTGGTAGACCGGCTCCCCACCCCCCCGGCGCACCGGCAGCGTCAACGGCGCGTCCGCGAGCAGCTCGTCGTAGACGGCCGCCGCGGCCCGGCGCGCCGCGTTCCACTCGTCGATGTGCGGGAGCTTCACGAGCAGGACCGCCGCCTGCAGCGCGTCGAGACGGCTGTTGTGTCCGAGGGTGTCGTGGAAGTACTTCTTCGTGGTGCCGTGGGTAGCGAGCTTGCGCGCATACGAGGCGAGCGCCTCGTCGTCGGTCGTCAGCATCCCGCCGTCGCCCGCCCCTCCGAGGTTCTTGCTCGGGAAGAACGAGAACGCCGCGGCGTCGCCGAGCGCGCCGGCCTTGACGCCGCCGAACGTCGCGCCGA
This is a stretch of genomic DNA from Coriobacteriia bacterium. It encodes these proteins:
- a CDS encoding LCP family protein, which produces MGKHSGSMLTSGGKGGRDPRDRDAAVRARRAERDRRRGLVESEPELPIHRERRHTALKRTGLAVLALLMVVALAGSAWAYFFMRGVETDMQRAVKADPKVSKALAPKPEPMKPFTVLLIGSDYFGRDSDARADTIILAKVDPATKKVWMISVPRDTRVDIPGHGHGKINVTYKYGGAALTVKTVEQLLGTPVNHYMEVSFRAFKEAVDAMGGIWIDVDLEIDDRKAASFSPGHSAYHIDPGYQKLDGTYALTYVRSRDFPDADFTRMRHQQTFFKALVKQALRVGNWWRLPSMVRVFARYTRTDMSVGEIITLARAMRGMSEGNLQAATLIGEWHSPYIITDETVRANLIQALKTGGDIETTTTPPGARAPQRITVTVRNGAGISGVGKEAASVLEQAGYRVVEVGNANQFVYANTLIVFQHDAPSATMVSRALGVGETVESRGMYAFTTDVLVVVGKDWRTTHPTSTVLPLR
- the wecB gene encoding UDP-N-acetylglucosamine 2-epimerase (non-hydrolyzing), which translates into the protein MLITSVVGARPQFIKAAPVCRALRAGHEEVLVHSGQHYDHGMSAVFFEQLGIPEPDVDLAVGSGGHGKQTGEMLALIEDLLLQRRPDAVLVYGDTNTTLAGALAAAKLGIPVVHVEAGLRSFDRTMPEEINRVLVDHLAELLLCPTAVAVRNLAAEGVTEGVELVGDVMLDTARFFVEGFDGAAVLAEHGVEPRGYYLATLHRAATSDDPERLASVVRAFGRLDMPVLWAVHPRTAKNLDGFGLRPLLETLPGIVPLEPLPYLETNALLRDAAALLTDSGGMQKEAYFLGVPCVTLRDTTEWVETVDFGWNTLAGTDEDRIVAAVAGLTYPPVHPDVYGDGHAAQAIVAAMERRFGGVT
- a CDS encoding glycosyltransferase family 4 protein, which produces MRILYIHQFFATRESSHPTRSYEFARRMVADGHEVVMVTGGSRLPAPYGERLFARLDIDGIDVRSVKGAYSNHMGYGRRMLAFLLFVFGGTWLALRAPRPDVVFATSTPLTAGIPGLVASKLRRVPLVFEVRDPWPEAAIQMGALKRGGLIARVAKRLERRLYRDSAAVVGLSPGMVDCILAEGTDPAKIHMIPNCSDLDLFHPGPKDPGLEERYDLAGRFVVGYTGAIGPANAVGTIARAALLLRDRERRDIVVLVAGDGKRLPAVIAYKERHTLDGLRIIGSVPKKDMPALLRTCDVVLSHLAKVPILYTGSPNKLFDGLATGKPIIVNSPGWTRPLVVDNGAGLYVPPEDPHDLADAIEKLADDPEACVRMGRAARALAERDFDRDVLARRLTAVLEDAAKKRGEA
- a CDS encoding DegT/DnrJ/EryC1/StrS family aminotransferase; amino-acid sequence: MGVPLLDLKAQYRGLKPEIDAAVEEVLTNAGFIGGPKVRELEEAVAAYVGTRYAVACGNGTDALILILESLDIGPGDEVVTTPFTFFATAESISRVGATPVFVDIERDTYNLDVTKLESAITPRTKAIMPVHIFGQCVDMDAVRDLADAYGIKVVEDACQAIGATFGGVKAGALGDAAAFSFFPSKNLGGAGDGGMLTTDDEALASYARKLATHGTTKKYFHDTLGHNSRLDALQAAVLLVKLPHIDEWNAARRAAAAVYDELLADAPLTLPVRRGGGEPVYHLYIVRTPKREAVMEALKEASIGTAIYYPLSLHLQEVYRGLGYAVGDLPESEAAQAQTFALPLFPEIERAQQEEVARVVRAALA